In the Hordeum vulgare subsp. vulgare chromosome 7H, MorexV3_pseudomolecules_assembly, whole genome shotgun sequence genome, one interval contains:
- the LOC123411184 gene encoding succinate dehydrogenase [ubiquinone] iron-sulfur subunit 1, mitochondrial isoform X2 — translation MAAAALLRRSPAARALLSPALSSRLVASKPHSSSPAPPPPSSKPASTKTFSIYRWDPDSPSTKPHLKDYKVDLSDCGPMVLDALLKIKNEQDPSLTFRRSCREGICGSCAMNIDGDNGLACLTKISSEAAGASTISPLPHMFVVKDLVVDMTNFYNQYKSVEPWLKRKDPASAGGKEIYQSKADRAKLDGMYECILCACCSTSCPSYWWNPEEYLGPAALLHANRWIQDSRDEFTKERLDSINDEFKLYRCHTIKNCTHACPKGLNPAKQIDTIKKLQLGA, via the exons atggccgccgccgccctcctccgccGCTCGCCGGCGGCGCGCGCCCTCCTTTCGCCGGCCCTCTCCTCCCGCCTCGTCGCCTCCAAGCCCCATTCCTCttcccccgcgccgccgccgccctcatcGAAGCCTGCTAGCACCAAGACCTTCTCGATCTACCGCTGGGACCCGGATTCCCCGTCGACGAAGCCCCACCTCAAGGACTACAAGGTGGACCTCTCCGACTGCGGCCCCATGGTGCTCGACGCGCTCCTCAAGATCAAGAACGAGCAGGACCCGTCCCTCACCTTCCGCCGGAGCTGCCGCGAGGGCATCTGCGGCAGCTGCGCCATGAACATCGACGGCGACAACGGGCTGGCCTGCCTCACCAAGATCTCCTCGGAGGCGGCCGGTGCCTCCACGATCTCGCCGCTCCCGCACATGTTCGTCGTCAAGGACCTCGTCGTCGACATGACCAACTTCTACAACCAGTACAAGAGCGTCGAGCCGTGGCTCAAGCGCAAGGACCCGGCGTCGGCCGGAGGGAAGGAGATCTACCAGTCCAAGGCCGACCGCGCCAAGCTCGATGGCATGTACGAGTGCATCCTCTGCGCCTGCTGCTCCACATCCTGCCCGTCCTACTGGTGGAACCCAGAAGAGTATCTCGGCCCCGCAGCGCTGCTCCATGCCAACAG GTGGATCCAAGACAGCCGTGATGAGTTCACAAAGGAGCGCCTTGACTCCATCAACGACGAGTTCAAGCTGTACCGCTGCCACACCATCAAGAACTGCACGCATGCCTGCCCCAAGGGGCTGAACCCTGCAAAGCAGATCGACACAATAAAGAAGCTGCAGCTCGGAGCCTGA
- the LOC123411184 gene encoding succinate dehydrogenase [ubiquinone] iron-sulfur subunit 1, mitochondrial isoform X1, which yields MAAAALLRRSPAARALLSPALSSRLVASKPHSSSPAPPPPSSKPASTKTFSIYRWDPDSPSTKPHLKDYKVDLSDCGPMVLDALLKIKNEQDPSLTFRRSCREGICGSCAMNIDGDNGLACLTKISSEAAGASTISPLPHMFVVKDLVVDMTNFYNQYKSVEPWLKRKDPASAGGKEIYQSKADRAKLDGMYECILCACCSTSCPSYWWNPEEYLGPAALLHANRLPLWGTLMKPKPSMFMHVQARGYHGVSEKRNMRDHKRRLLAAKYELRGKLYKSVCRDPDLPSDMRDKFRYKLSKLPRNSNMTRLRNRCIFTGRSRGVYQKFRMSRIVFRTLANKGELMGVKKASW from the exons atggccgccgccgccctcctccgccGCTCGCCGGCGGCGCGCGCCCTCCTTTCGCCGGCCCTCTCCTCCCGCCTCGTCGCCTCCAAGCCCCATTCCTCttcccccgcgccgccgccgccctcatcGAAGCCTGCTAGCACCAAGACCTTCTCGATCTACCGCTGGGACCCGGATTCCCCGTCGACGAAGCCCCACCTCAAGGACTACAAGGTGGACCTCTCCGACTGCGGCCCCATGGTGCTCGACGCGCTCCTCAAGATCAAGAACGAGCAGGACCCGTCCCTCACCTTCCGCCGGAGCTGCCGCGAGGGCATCTGCGGCAGCTGCGCCATGAACATCGACGGCGACAACGGGCTGGCCTGCCTCACCAAGATCTCCTCGGAGGCGGCCGGTGCCTCCACGATCTCGCCGCTCCCGCACATGTTCGTCGTCAAGGACCTCGTCGTCGACATGACCAACTTCTACAACCAGTACAAGAGCGTCGAGCCGTGGCTCAAGCGCAAGGACCCGGCGTCGGCCGGAGGGAAGGAGATCTACCAGTCCAAGGCCGACCGCGCCAAGCTCGATGGCATGTACGAGTGCATCCTCTGCGCCTGCTGCTCCACATCCTGCCCGTCCTACTGGTGGAACCCAGAAGAGTATCTCGGCCCCGCAGCGCTGCTCCATGCCAACAG GCTTCCGCTGTGGGGGACGCTAATGAAACCAAAACCCAGCATGTTCATGCACGTCCAAGCTCGAGGATATCATGGGGTCTCAGAGAAGAGAAACATGCGTGATCACAAACGTAGATTGCTTGCAGCAAAATATGAGCTGAGAGGAAAGCTTTATAAGTCTGTCTGTAGGGACCCTGATCTTCCATCAGATATGCGGGATAAGTTTCGCTATAAGTTGTCCAAGCTGCCAAGAAATAGTAACATGACACGTCTTAGAAACCGCTGTATTTTCACGGGCCGCTCTCGTGGTGTCTACCAAAAATTCCGCATGTCTCGTATCGTGTTCCGTACCTTGGCAAATAAGGGTGAACTGATGGGTGTTAAGAAAGCATCTTGGTAG